One genomic segment of Caballeronia sp. TF1N1 includes these proteins:
- a CDS encoding DUF2158 domain-containing protein, whose amino-acid sequence MTLNKNIEHDEAVALNELRVKFMGKTIRLKSGGPVMTVDSVSTVADANYLDCCWFDGVKLEQAKLRPDSIELAEQPRSHVELI is encoded by the coding sequence ATGACGCTCAATAAAAACATCGAACATGACGAAGCGGTTGCGCTGAACGAACTGCGCGTGAAATTCATGGGCAAGACGATTCGTCTTAAGTCTGGCGGCCCGGTCATGACAGTGGACTCTGTCTCAACGGTTGCCGATGCAAATTATCTCGACTGCTGCTGGTTCGACGGAGTGAAGCTCGAACAGGCAAAGCTCAGGCCGGATTCGATTGAACTGGCTGAGCAACCACGTTCACACGTAGAGCTTATCTAA
- a CDS encoding site-specific DNA-methyltransferase, with amino-acid sequence MELVQRAIAELVPYERNARTHAPAQISLLVASLREFGFTNPVLIDDHDRVIAGHGRLAAAQAIGMAEVPCVVLSHLSDAQRRAYILADNQLAERAGWDPELLAFELGALRDDGFDLALTGFDGSELERLLGPTGLPGLTGEDDAPACPDTPVSQPGDVWRCGPHRVMCGDARDASDMAQLMVDTSAALVLTDPPYNVNYEGKGRRRLKIVNDAMAGAAFYKFLLGAFTRMLEHATPGSAAYVFHADTEGLNFRRALVDAGWRLAQCGVWAKPCFVLGHHDYHWQHEPVLYGWKPGAAHRWYGDRKQSTIWAFDRPARSDAHPTMKPVALLAYLTMNSTQAGEVVLDPFGGSGSTLIACAQTQRVARLMEVDPRYCDVIVRRWQDFNGERASRASDGAWFEEGASASGAPGSLAVDYAATR; translated from the coding sequence ATGGAACTCGTTCAGCGCGCCATCGCCGAACTCGTCCCCTATGAACGCAATGCGCGCACCCATGCGCCGGCGCAGATCAGCCTACTGGTCGCCAGTTTGCGCGAATTCGGCTTCACCAATCCGGTTCTGATCGACGATCACGATCGCGTGATCGCGGGCCACGGGCGGCTTGCGGCTGCGCAAGCAATCGGCATGGCCGAGGTGCCGTGTGTCGTGCTCTCGCACTTAAGCGATGCACAGCGGCGGGCCTATATTCTCGCGGATAACCAACTTGCCGAGCGTGCCGGCTGGGACCCGGAACTCCTCGCGTTCGAGCTGGGTGCGCTGCGGGATGATGGCTTCGACCTCGCGCTCACGGGCTTCGACGGCAGCGAGCTAGAGCGGCTGCTCGGGCCGACTGGCTTGCCGGGCTTGACCGGCGAGGACGACGCACCCGCGTGCCCAGACACGCCCGTGTCGCAGCCAGGCGATGTGTGGCGATGCGGGCCGCATCGCGTGATGTGTGGCGACGCGCGCGATGCGAGCGACATGGCGCAACTGATGGTGGACACCTCGGCGGCACTCGTGCTGACCGACCCGCCATACAACGTGAACTATGAGGGCAAGGGTCGACGGCGTCTAAAGATTGTCAACGACGCGATGGCCGGCGCCGCGTTCTACAAATTCCTGCTCGGCGCGTTCACGCGGATGCTCGAGCATGCGACGCCCGGCTCGGCCGCTTACGTGTTCCACGCCGATACGGAAGGACTGAACTTCCGGCGCGCGTTGGTGGATGCCGGCTGGCGGCTCGCGCAGTGCGGCGTATGGGCAAAACCCTGCTTTGTGTTGGGCCATCACGACTATCACTGGCAACACGAGCCGGTGCTGTATGGCTGGAAGCCAGGTGCGGCGCATCGCTGGTACGGCGATCGCAAGCAATCAACGATATGGGCCTTTGATCGCCCCGCGCGCAGCGATGCGCATCCGACCATGAAGCCGGTCGCGCTGTTGGCGTATCTGACGATGAACAGCACTCAGGCGGGCGAGGTGGTGCTGGACCCGTTCGGCGGTTCGGGTTCGACGCTGATCGCATGTGCGCAGACGCAGCGCGTGGCCCGGCTAATGGAGGTCGATCCACGCTACTGCGACGTCATCGTGCGTCGCTGGCAGGACTTTAATGGGGAGCGCGCCAGTCGGGCGTCCGATGGCGCGTGGTTTGAAGAGGGGGCGAGCGCTTCAGGGGCGCCCGGTAGTCTTGCGGTGGATTATGCGGCGACCCGATAG
- a CDS encoding DUF3489 domain-containing protein: protein MATKATTSAAKKSTTKATAKTATQAAVKKAAKAPAKAARTSGTQAATKPRTTPAKSATKGAVKPTAKSTPASKQAPSARKTDPNEAFFASRSPASTTPAVSAVSAPATSPAPAPAPVSATAHQARASRQNTAQARVIAMLAAPEGVTLDAIMSTTGWQAHTVRGFISGTAKKKLGLTIESARVDGKRTYRVAA from the coding sequence ATGGCAACGAAAGCAACCACCTCCGCAGCGAAGAAGAGCACCACCAAGGCAACCGCCAAAACAGCCACCCAAGCCGCCGTTAAGAAGGCCGCCAAGGCTCCGGCCAAGGCCGCGCGCACCAGCGGCACACAGGCGGCCACCAAGCCGCGCACGACGCCCGCAAAGTCCGCGACGAAAGGCGCGGTGAAACCCACGGCGAAGAGCACACCAGCATCCAAGCAAGCGCCGTCAGCACGCAAGACAGACCCGAATGAAGCGTTCTTCGCCAGCCGCTCGCCTGCTTCCACCACGCCGGCCGTGTCGGCCGTGTCAGCACCCGCCACGTCGCCGGCGCCCGCCCCTGCACCCGTCTCGGCCACCGCGCATCAAGCACGTGCGTCCCGCCAGAACACCGCGCAAGCCCGTGTCATCGCGATGCTTGCCGCGCCCGAGGGCGTCACGCTTGACGCGATCATGAGCACCACCGGCTGGCAGGCGCACACGGTGCGCGGATTCATCAGCGGCACCGCCAAGAAGAAGCTCGGGCTGACGATCGAAAGCGCCCGCGTGGACGGCAAGCGCACCTATCGGGTCGCCGCATAA
- the terL gene encoding phage terminase large subunit codes for MPNSKPSSPRDARDVDRVNRVDRVNRDAAAAELLSRRRARASIVDYANAIEVPGRPVGDPASDDADADDCDQFEPVSTPLAAHHRLILERVDATSRTPHGRLMIFTPPGAGKSTYASVVFPSWYVGAAPQRRLILASYGDALASRMGRRTRSIVRQARWQRIWNTELAADSHAAHAFALTNSSEYLASGILSGVTGNRCDGLILDDVIRGREQADSEVVREKVFDAYEDDLKTRLMPGGWIVYIGTRWHEDDLAGRILPEGWHGESGRIACRDGNMWEVLCLQARCENDTDPLARAKGEYLWTEWFDQKHWAQYESNPRTWASLYQQMPVPPEGDLFKPEQLVVVDIIPTSWIDWVRAWDLASIEGDGDWTAGAKLGRLADGRYVIGDVTRGRWGPDRRDAIIAGTAQLDGGGTRVGLPQDPGQAGKTQVLYLTRELAGYRVVSSPETGDKVTRAEPFAAQMNVGNVLMLRGDWNAALISELRGFPFGTHDDQVDALSRAFALLIARRPMRISDAALAAV; via the coding sequence ATGCCGAACTCGAAGCCATCGTCGCCAAGGGACGCAAGGGACGTCGATCGCGTTAATCGAGTGGATCGCGTTAATCGTGATGCGGCAGCGGCTGAACTGCTCTCACGTCGCCGCGCTCGCGCGAGCATCGTCGACTACGCCAACGCGATCGAGGTGCCCGGGCGGCCTGTTGGTGACCCTGCGAGCGATGACGCAGATGCGGACGACTGCGATCAGTTCGAGCCGGTGTCGACGCCGCTGGCGGCGCACCATCGGCTAATACTGGAGCGCGTGGACGCGACCAGCCGCACGCCGCACGGACGGCTGATGATCTTTACCCCGCCGGGCGCGGGTAAATCGACTTACGCCTCGGTGGTATTCCCATCGTGGTATGTGGGCGCGGCGCCGCAGCGGCGGCTGATCCTCGCGAGCTACGGCGACGCGCTCGCGAGCCGCATGGGCCGGCGCACGCGCTCGATCGTGCGGCAGGCACGCTGGCAGCGCATCTGGAACACGGAGCTGGCGGCCGATTCACACGCCGCGCACGCGTTCGCGCTGACCAACAGCAGCGAGTATCTCGCCAGCGGCATCCTGTCAGGCGTCACGGGCAACCGCTGCGACGGGCTCATCCTCGATGACGTGATTCGCGGCCGTGAGCAGGCTGACTCGGAAGTCGTGCGCGAGAAGGTGTTCGACGCTTACGAGGACGACCTGAAGACGCGGCTGATGCCGGGCGGCTGGATCGTCTATATCGGTACGCGCTGGCACGAGGACGACCTGGCGGGCCGCATCCTGCCCGAAGGCTGGCATGGCGAGAGCGGGCGCATCGCCTGCCGCGACGGCAACATGTGGGAGGTCCTGTGCCTGCAGGCGCGTTGCGAGAACGATACCGATCCGCTCGCGCGCGCGAAAGGCGAGTATCTGTGGACCGAGTGGTTCGATCAAAAGCACTGGGCGCAGTACGAATCGAACCCGCGCACGTGGGCATCGCTGTATCAGCAGATGCCGGTGCCCCCGGAGGGCGATCTGTTCAAGCCTGAGCAACTCGTCGTCGTGGACATCATTCCGACGAGCTGGATCGACTGGGTGCGCGCCTGGGATCTGGCGAGTATCGAGGGCGACGGCGATTGGACGGCGGGTGCGAAGCTCGGGCGCCTGGCGGACGGGCGCTATGTTATCGGCGATGTGACGCGCGGGCGGTGGGGACCCGACCGGCGCGATGCGATTATCGCGGGCACCGCGCAACTCGACGGCGGGGGCACGCGTGTCGGCCTACCGCAAGACCCCGGACAAGCCGGCAAAACTCAGGTGCTGTATCTGACGCGCGAGCTGGCGGGTTATCGCGTGGTGAGCAGCCCCGAGACGGGCGACAAGGTCACGCGCGCCGAGCCGTTCGCGGCGCAGATGAATGTGGGCAACGTGCTGATGCTGCGGGGCGACTGGAACGCCGCGCTGATCTCTGAACTGCGCGGTTTTCCGTTCGGCACGCACGACGATCAGGTCGACGCGCTGTCGCGCGCCTTTGCGCTACTGATTGCGCGGCGGCCAATGCGGATTTCGGATGCAGCGCTGGCAGCGGTTTAA
- a CDS encoding DUF1073 domain-containing protein, translating to MAFSASILNLRVTTPSPFHNCDVAYLKVDVLSRNLYSFCDFSESPGSASFEVMLRFDFWRPRLNETFKPTASPACNGPKTRQISDAALGVLGAPPPRMRAFTLPQAAPGVIAQDTKLACDSPSDANYRWALSGAISGAFSEGLGFLGYPYLAELTQRPEYRRPAEILAKEMTRKWIRLQGTGKDDKNGDKSEKIAAIVAEMKRLGVQAAFRKVAEQDGYFGRAQLYLDMGDDRPEELIAPLADSRAKIGLGSLKGLRVVEPIWTYPGMYNSTDPLRRDFYQPQTWFVMNRQVHASRLLTFVSRPVPDMLKPAYAFGGLSLSQIAKPYVDNWLRTRQSVSDLLHSFSTMVLKTNLAAVLNAEGAEQMLRRAVLFNQARDNRHLMMIDRDTEDFANVSAPLGSLDRLQAQSQEHMAAVTGIPLIVLLGITPSGLNATSEGELRTFYAWIEAQQEALFTAPLSRLLNVIQLSLFGAIDPDIGFSYVPLWTLSEEQLANMRKVEADTDTTRTVKVRSATEGS from the coding sequence ATGGCCTTCAGCGCCTCGATATTAAATCTTCGTGTCACGACTCCGTCTCCTTTTCATAATTGCGATGTAGCCTACCTTAAAGTCGACGTGCTTTCTCGAAATCTGTACTCGTTTTGCGACTTTTCGGAATCACCCGGCAGCGCTAGTTTCGAAGTTATGTTGCGTTTCGACTTCTGGCGACCTCGCCTGAACGAAACGTTCAAGCCGACGGCATCGCCCGCGTGCAACGGTCCCAAGACCCGTCAGATCAGTGACGCGGCACTCGGCGTGCTAGGTGCGCCACCGCCGCGTATGCGGGCCTTCACGCTGCCGCAGGCCGCGCCTGGTGTCATCGCCCAGGACACCAAGCTCGCGTGCGATTCACCAAGTGACGCGAACTACCGCTGGGCGCTCTCAGGAGCCATATCGGGTGCCTTTAGCGAAGGGCTCGGCTTTCTCGGCTATCCATATCTGGCGGAACTTACCCAGCGTCCCGAGTACCGGCGTCCTGCCGAGATCCTGGCCAAGGAGATGACGCGCAAGTGGATTCGGTTGCAGGGCACGGGCAAGGACGACAAGAACGGCGACAAGAGCGAGAAGATTGCGGCCATCGTGGCCGAGATGAAGCGTCTGGGCGTGCAGGCCGCTTTTCGCAAGGTGGCCGAGCAGGACGGCTATTTCGGACGCGCGCAGCTTTATCTCGACATGGGCGATGACCGCCCCGAGGAACTGATCGCGCCGCTGGCGGACAGTCGAGCCAAGATCGGCTTGGGCAGTCTGAAGGGCTTGCGGGTGGTCGAGCCGATCTGGACGTATCCGGGCATGTACAACTCGACCGATCCGCTGCGGCGTGACTTCTATCAGCCGCAGACCTGGTTCGTGATGAACCGTCAGGTCCATGCGAGCCGGCTGCTCACTTTTGTGTCGCGTCCGGTGCCCGACATGCTCAAGCCCGCGTATGCGTTTGGCGGCTTAAGTCTCTCGCAGATCGCCAAGCCTTATGTCGACAACTGGCTGCGAACACGCCAGAGCGTGTCGGACCTGCTGCATTCGTTTTCCACCATGGTGCTCAAGACGAACTTGGCCGCGGTGCTGAATGCTGAAGGGGCGGAGCAGATGCTGCGGCGCGCGGTGCTGTTCAATCAAGCGCGCGACAACCGGCACCTGATGATGATCGACCGTGACACCGAGGACTTCGCCAACGTGTCGGCGCCGCTTGGCAGCCTCGATCGACTGCAGGCGCAGTCGCAGGAACACATGGCAGCGGTCACCGGCATTCCGCTGATCGTGTTGCTCGGCATCACGCCCTCGGGACTGAACGCGACCAGTGAAGGCGAGTTGCGCACTTTCTATGCGTGGATCGAGGCGCAGCAGGAGGCGCTCTTTACCGCGCCGCTGTCGCGTCTTCTCAATGTGATCCAGCTGTCGCTCTTCGGTGCAATCGACCCGGACATCGGCTTCAGCTATGTGCCGCTGTGGACGCTGTCGGAGGAGCAACTGGCCAACATGCGCAAAGTCGAGGCCGACACCGACACTACCCGAACTGTTAAAGTACGTTCAGCAACGGAAGGTTCATGA
- a CDS encoding tetratricopeptide repeat protein, translating into MAASKFSPASSSIKLPSKIDDLLAMGVTIHSPNRKWTVGYRDPGPTLVHESVVRLRNNETREICTTVRSLVRPIAVDVSDEGVWVVDDAGPASELSSTVVVFDSSGAELYRRAYRANLMQLTISPCGRYIASVTANAPNEDSHLLEIHNVSKGKVLFSRTPAIATQCTYIFEFEENQLVKVFAKVPKLGRFAYAASGEFLDAKRYLKARLTKGSFSDRILAGQELIGADPSETALRQALESVEVAIGESKESRSWHVSGLLLKGRICNSLGQLNEAIRAFEAAHELNPRAISRKRINALANRLAS; encoded by the coding sequence GTGGCCGCATCGAAATTCTCTCCTGCTAGTAGTAGCATCAAACTCCCATCCAAGATTGATGACTTATTGGCGATGGGCGTGACAATCCATTCGCCCAATCGGAAATGGACAGTAGGCTATCGTGACCCTGGCCCTACCTTGGTCCATGAAAGTGTCGTTCGACTTCGGAACAACGAGACGCGTGAAATCTGCACCACGGTTCGATCGCTTGTTCGACCGATCGCAGTTGACGTATCGGATGAAGGCGTCTGGGTTGTAGACGACGCGGGGCCGGCCTCAGAACTCTCAAGCACAGTTGTTGTGTTCGATTCCTCTGGAGCGGAGCTTTACCGACGGGCATACCGGGCAAATCTTATGCAACTGACGATTTCGCCGTGCGGAAGATACATTGCGAGTGTTACAGCCAATGCACCGAACGAGGATAGCCATCTCCTTGAAATTCACAACGTGAGTAAAGGCAAAGTATTGTTTTCCCGAACACCCGCTATTGCAACGCAATGCACATACATATTCGAGTTCGAAGAAAACCAACTTGTAAAAGTGTTCGCCAAAGTGCCGAAACTTGGTCGGTTTGCCTACGCAGCTTCCGGGGAATTCCTCGATGCGAAGAGGTATTTGAAAGCACGATTGACAAAAGGCAGCTTTAGCGACCGAATTCTGGCAGGGCAAGAGCTGATTGGCGCAGACCCTTCGGAAACAGCGCTACGGCAAGCCTTAGAGTCAGTTGAGGTGGCGATAGGAGAGTCCAAAGAGAGTCGTTCATGGCACGTGAGCGGATTGTTGCTCAAGGGAAGGATCTGCAATTCGCTAGGGCAACTCAACGAAGCGATTAGAGCCTTTGAGGCTGCACATGAACTCAATCCACGAGCGATATCCCGCAAGAGAATAAACGCACTCGCAAATAGGCTCGCTTCATGA
- a CDS encoding DUF2213 domain-containing protein produces MSIALRVLDFGNEPRLAFDRASVRTYDQDGRLHVAITPISKANVCPYLGSEIPDWEELGLDAQRTYRLLRDPDELARAAPTFNRVPLIDAFDELGREHIQLSAASPKKEIVVGSTGSDAAFDAPYLRNSLVVWDAKAIRGIDDDTRREISSAYYYRADMTPGVYDGESYDGVMRDIRGNHVALVRAGRAGPDVAVGDSALERTIMGSTATGSPKGLKLSRRGALVRGALLAFRPTLAADARTDLNPVLASLTRANWLTGKTSILASLKPKLATDADIENLVALLDSLDTEDAGEGDNGDPSKADAAAEPAAGGELDGTNEADPIAQILSGLRGKLSDEDLTGIESKLRALKLASDQDDEMAAVDTPPPTPGTPPPPGSAAPAKDTDPVSRPAMDAAIAQVRRQVQREARVAMDAAMREAVKQAAKGAETAAIRRMRAVADAESFVQPWVGHLALAQDSAEEVYHAALTTLGIRLEGIHPSAFRAILEAQPKPGMTGLQRTLNRGHPAMDSASMKSFAERYPHAAGIKQLG; encoded by the coding sequence ATGTCAATCGCGCTGCGCGTGCTGGATTTCGGTAACGAACCGCGTCTCGCCTTCGACCGCGCCTCGGTCCGCACCTACGATCAAGACGGTCGCCTTCACGTCGCCATCACACCGATCAGCAAAGCCAACGTCTGCCCGTACCTCGGCAGTGAAATTCCGGATTGGGAAGAGCTTGGCCTTGATGCTCAGCGCACGTACCGGCTGCTGCGTGACCCCGACGAACTCGCGCGCGCCGCCCCGACCTTCAACCGCGTCCCATTGATCGACGCGTTCGACGAGCTTGGTCGCGAGCACATCCAGCTCAGCGCCGCGTCGCCCAAGAAAGAGATCGTGGTGGGCAGCACCGGAAGCGATGCAGCGTTCGATGCGCCGTACCTGCGTAACAGCCTCGTGGTATGGGATGCCAAGGCGATCCGCGGCATCGACGACGACACGCGCCGCGAGATCTCATCGGCGTACTACTACCGCGCCGACATGACGCCGGGCGTCTACGACGGCGAGTCCTACGACGGTGTGATGCGTGACATCCGTGGCAACCACGTTGCGCTCGTGCGCGCGGGCCGCGCCGGACCGGACGTCGCTGTCGGCGATTCAGCATTGGAGAGAACCATCATGGGCAGCACAGCAACGGGTTCACCGAAGGGACTCAAACTTTCGCGTCGTGGGGCGCTCGTGCGCGGCGCGTTACTAGCCTTCCGGCCGACATTGGCCGCCGATGCGCGCACGGACCTTAATCCTGTACTGGCGAGCCTCACGCGCGCGAATTGGCTAACCGGCAAGACGTCGATCCTGGCGTCGCTCAAACCGAAGCTGGCCACCGACGCCGACATTGAGAATCTCGTGGCGCTGCTCGACAGCCTCGATACGGAGGATGCGGGCGAGGGTGACAACGGTGATCCGTCGAAGGCCGACGCTGCGGCCGAGCCAGCAGCCGGTGGGGAACTCGACGGCACCAACGAAGCCGATCCTATCGCTCAGATCCTGAGCGGACTGCGCGGCAAGCTCAGCGACGAGGACCTGACCGGCATCGAGTCCAAGCTTCGCGCGCTCAAGCTCGCGAGCGACCAGGATGATGAGATGGCGGCGGTCGACACGCCCCCTCCGACGCCGGGCACACCGCCACCACCGGGTTCGGCCGCACCCGCAAAGGACACCGATCCGGTGAGCCGTCCGGCGATGGACGCAGCGATTGCCCAAGTGCGCCGCCAAGTTCAACGTGAAGCTCGAGTCGCGATGGACGCAGCCATGCGCGAGGCAGTCAAGCAGGCCGCGAAGGGTGCGGAGACCGCAGCGATCCGGCGCATGCGCGCGGTGGCCGATGCGGAGAGCTTCGTGCAGCCCTGGGTCGGACACCTGGCACTGGCGCAGGACAGCGCCGAGGAGGTCTATCACGCGGCGCTCACGACGCTCGGGATACGCCTCGAGGGCATTCACCCCAGTGCGTTTCGCGCCATCCTCGAGGCGCAGCCCAAACCGGGCATGACGGGTCTACAGCGCACGCTCAATCGTGGTCACCCTGCGATGGACTCGGCTTCGATGAAGAGCTTCGCCGAGCGCTATCCCCACGCGGCCGGCATCAAACAACTCGGCTAG
- a CDS encoding DUF4123 domain-containing protein, whose product MNGRTDGVASDGGVAFDYGPYLVRIARGAEKPSKLLTRLAHACVDDYRGVSFLFSRLPTDDLICGLSERLDALCEDGSEWQMKFFDTRSLAVLDRALSAEQRRAYLGLAKQWWYLDRYGETQKLILADETEDSYCGPLRLSEQQTEVFVDASLPDSVLHSLQLSDDDLLAEFDAQTRYRVCEGIVAQATTEELLSHMLLTNRVRSALLAAHKQEEQEEPKSC is encoded by the coding sequence ATGAACGGTCGCACTGACGGTGTTGCATCGGATGGCGGGGTCGCCTTCGACTATGGTCCGTACCTGGTTCGTATCGCGCGAGGGGCCGAGAAGCCATCGAAGCTCCTGACGCGGCTGGCGCACGCCTGCGTAGATGATTACCGCGGCGTGTCGTTCCTGTTCTCTCGCCTGCCAACCGACGATCTGATCTGCGGCCTGAGCGAGCGGCTAGATGCATTGTGCGAGGACGGCAGTGAATGGCAGATGAAATTTTTCGATACGCGCTCGCTCGCCGTGCTTGACCGCGCTTTGTCTGCCGAGCAGCGTCGGGCGTATCTCGGACTCGCAAAACAATGGTGGTATCTCGATAGGTATGGTGAGACGCAGAAATTGATCTTGGCGGACGAGACTGAAGACTCATACTGCGGTCCCCTTCGGCTAAGCGAGCAACAGACTGAGGTCTTTGTGGACGCCAGTTTGCCTGATTCCGTGTTGCATTCGCTGCAGCTGAGCGATGACGATCTCCTCGCTGAGTTCGACGCACAGACTCGCTACCGGGTCTGCGAGGGGATTGTCGCGCAGGCAACAACCGAGGAGTTGCTCAGTCATATGTTGCTGACTAACCGGGTGAGATCGGCTTTGCTCGCAGCACATAAACAAGAGGAACAAGAGGAGCCGAAATCATGCTGA
- a CDS encoding DUF3304 domain-containing protein: MLKRRFKRIALASLLALTSLGGCTQDPYMLGIIGYNYTDRAFWNFGVNGQGGGSVELSTPTSGGGSVSCCVIMSRKTKMPFWVEVGYSMDALESYPSRRIVDPPKPAKKVRVEVRGSIPPDPKYLEIHFYPDGHIEAAISGSDGPSPPRLKLERRMPFVR; this comes from the coding sequence ATGCTGAAAAGGCGATTTAAACGTATTGCATTGGCAAGCTTGCTGGCGCTTACGAGTCTCGGGGGGTGCACACAAGATCCATACATGCTCGGAATAATTGGATACAACTACACCGATCGCGCCTTCTGGAACTTCGGAGTGAATGGTCAGGGGGGAGGCAGTGTTGAGCTAAGCACGCCGACTTCTGGCGGTGGAAGTGTTTCCTGCTGCGTCATTATGAGTCGCAAGACAAAAATGCCCTTTTGGGTCGAGGTTGGATACTCAATGGACGCTCTCGAATCCTATCCTTCAAGGAGAATCGTCGATCCGCCCAAGCCAGCCAAAAAAGTACGAGTCGAAGTAAGAGGCTCTATTCCTCCTGATCCGAAATATCTTGAGATTCACTTCTACCCGGACGGTCATATTGAGGCCGCCATATCTGGTTCGGATGGACCCTCGCCGCCGCGATTGAAGCTTGAGCGACGCATGCCCTTTGTACGATAA
- a CDS encoding DUF2235 domain-containing protein yields the protein MLDITQVPSSAGLRPLTSSEREKRAESMACFDEKKRPGTSDCSQSLWISVFFDGTGNNLYIDTEKSAHSNVARLHAAHAEDEERTGTYRIYINGLGTPFPEVGEMTASTPGLAFASGGDKRLRWARTQFDQRISKAKARATNPKQPIRMINVALFGFSRGAALARAFAVRLSKDCRQDTAGWRYQGYPIRVYFMGLFDTVASAGLPASAKSVDHSPILKFATYAISPALSVGLSIAPKDGHYDWAKSLKIPAMVEQCIHYVAAHEVRDSFPLDSVRDGKHYPPNCSEIVYPGVHSDVGGGYAPAEQTKALEDAEKLSQVPLLHMYRAARTAGVPLRSLSTLGAKVQASFSLSPKTAALFNRYQRRARAAGPLEKAVSDHLFPLYVARSHLSKLTNDSAARARLPKAKQILAKTNNGDLVPKQDEQLRLITKGGLAINSATAEAETKKLNGKTLTLRELTLARAYEDVSLIIGEPSDAQAELDFFDYLVHDSVAGFGNDFSKLQNWRMMYFGDVSYMPENDWSIASARERSDNTEAIA from the coding sequence ATGTTGGACATTACTCAGGTTCCTTCCTCGGCTGGTCTGCGGCCGTTGACTTCGAGTGAGCGTGAAAAGCGTGCGGAATCTATGGCTTGCTTCGATGAGAAAAAGCGGCCTGGTACTTCAGACTGTTCGCAATCGCTTTGGATTTCTGTCTTCTTCGACGGTACAGGAAACAATCTTTACATTGACACAGAGAAGTCGGCACATAGTAACGTTGCACGCCTTCATGCGGCACATGCTGAAGATGAAGAAAGGACAGGCACATATCGAATCTATATTAACGGGCTCGGCACACCTTTCCCTGAAGTCGGCGAGATGACAGCGAGCACGCCGGGACTTGCGTTCGCTAGCGGTGGAGACAAGCGTTTGCGGTGGGCAAGGACTCAGTTCGATCAGAGAATCTCCAAAGCGAAAGCTCGCGCGACGAACCCTAAGCAACCGATTCGAATGATCAACGTCGCGCTGTTCGGCTTTTCACGAGGCGCAGCCCTGGCGCGTGCTTTTGCTGTTCGCCTGTCCAAGGATTGCCGACAGGACACCGCCGGATGGCGCTATCAAGGTTACCCGATCCGGGTGTACTTCATGGGCTTGTTCGATACGGTTGCCTCCGCAGGGTTACCCGCTAGTGCCAAATCCGTCGATCATAGTCCAATCCTAAAATTCGCCACCTACGCCATATCGCCGGCTCTGAGCGTCGGACTTAGTATTGCACCGAAAGATGGTCACTACGATTGGGCGAAAAGCCTAAAGATTCCGGCAATGGTAGAGCAGTGCATTCACTACGTCGCCGCGCATGAGGTCCGCGATTCTTTTCCCTTGGATTCCGTGCGTGACGGAAAGCACTATCCTCCGAATTGCTCTGAGATCGTCTATCCCGGAGTGCACTCAGATGTGGGTGGGGGCTATGCGCCCGCAGAACAGACCAAAGCGCTGGAAGACGCGGAAAAGCTAAGTCAGGTGCCGTTGCTACACATGTATCGTGCGGCTCGAACTGCCGGCGTACCGCTGCGATCGTTAAGCACGCTTGGTGCAAAGGTCCAAGCGTCGTTTAGTCTTTCTCCCAAGACCGCGGCTCTGTTTAATCGATATCAACGGCGCGCTCGAGCCGCCGGACCACTTGAGAAAGCTGTCTCCGATCACCTTTTCCCGCTTTACGTCGCACGTAGTCACCTCTCCAAGCTGACCAACGATTCCGCCGCACGCGCACGTCTGCCTAAGGCAAAACAAATACTTGCAAAGACAAATAACGGCGACTTGGTGCCAAAGCAGGACGAGCAACTACGTCTTATTACCAAAGGCGGTCTTGCGATCAATAGTGCGACGGCGGAAGCAGAGACTAAGAAACTGAATGGGAAGACCTTGACCCTGAGGGAATTGACGTTGGCCCGTGCTTATGAAGACGTGTCTTTAATCATCGGCGAACCAAGCGACGCGCAAGCTGAACTCGATTTTTTCGACTACTTGGTACACGATTCTGTAGCCGGCTTTGGAAACGATTTTTCAAAGCTTCAGAATTGGCGAATGATGTACTTCGGCGACGTTTCCTACATGCCCGAAAACGACTGGAGCATTGCCTCAGCGCGTGAGCGTTCGGATAACACTGAGGCAATTGCATAA